AATTACTTTTAAATTTTCAAGATGTTTTACATCGATTTTTAGATAATAATAAGATGGCCAGGCTGAACATTGTGAGGCTTATAGTGTTCAAGTATGTttgtgagtagtagtagtagtagtagtagtagtagtagtagtagtagcagtagtagtagtagtagtagtagaagtagtagtatcttgtggtgttggtgagtgagggcCTGCCTTTCCTGGGTACAGAATGCTCATGTTGCATGTTGTGTCCTGACAGGTTCTGCTGAGGGAGCACAACCCGGGGATCCATTATGAGTACTGGACACCCAACTCACCGCCCTCACCCAAGACCTCTCTTCTCATGATCATAACTCCGCCACCGACCGCTTCTGTCacttcagccaccaccaccaacaccactaccacttctACCAATATTTCCACGCCTACAACGACCACTACAACGACCTCACGACCAGCTATATTGACGAGCGTCGGTATAACTAGATTGCACCGGCTTCCTCTGGGCAGTCCTCCCTCGTCTGTCGCCCCACCACCGTTCGACAACAGTACACATACGACGCCACCCAGGCCAAGAGAGCCGAGCAAAGCTAGAGGCCAGGGAGGCAGGAAAGGCAGGAAACAAAAAGGCCAtcgaggtaaaaaagaaaagaaaagaaaaggcaagaAAGGAAAGGCTGAGCAGCGAGGGAAAGTAGAacttcaggagggagagagatgcgaACCTTGCGAGCGGCCCAGACGACACACCAAACGCCTCTTCTGTACCAGTGACTTCGGTGAGTAACACACCtgccaagatctctctctctctctctctctctctctctctctctctctctctctctctctctctctctctctctctctctctctctctctctctctctctctctctctctctctctctctctctctctcatctatctatctatcccccctCCATTAGGCCGCAAGACAGGTGACGGGTTGGTTAGGAGGACCTGGAGTATGACGTCACATCTCAGTATTGCCTCTGATTGTAACAGGATCAGTCACCTGCTGCTACAGGAAACAATCGTGTATGCTCACTAACACTTCTATCTCAATAACTCCAAGACTCATTATCTCAATGACTCACTATCCCCATGACTCACTATCCCCATGACTCACTATCCCTATGACTCACTATCCCTATGACTCACTATCCCCATGACTCACTATCCCTGACTCACTATCCCTGACTCACTATCCCCATGACTCACTATCCCCATGACTCACTATCCCCATGACTCACTATCCCCATTAGTATCTATGTTCTCCAAGGCTGACTCTGTATTCTTCCAGTCCCACAGTGTTTACACCTGACCGATCtctgagaggtgtgtgtgtcagtaaccaGGTCTTGTTCTCCGTCAGTGTCGCGTGTTGAGGTCATGAGCAGCCTGGCTGTTGGTGCAGAGCATCGCTACGAGGTGCTGGTCCACCAGTCCTACAAGAACACGGTGCCTCTACTGCACAAGGAGTTCCTGTGGGTCACCAACGCTTGCCTGTGCCCCCGGCTGCGTCAGGGTCACTCCTACCTGGTGATGGGCGTGACAGAGATCAGCCGAGGGCGGGAGGTGCGCCTGGTGCTGGGCAGAGAGAGCTACGTGCGCCGCTACAAGCCGCGCCACCTGGCCCGTATACTGCGCATCAGGCACAACGAGATGCGCTTCTGCAGGCCCTGGAGGAGGGACCTCAGGTTCTTGCGGGAGGTGGCTCTggcccccaacaccaccctcccgaCTCCCACCTAACGCGACCCTTAGTAGCCCAGTACGCTGCCGGCAGCCACCAGGGTTGCAGGCGCCGCCACAGttccagcagccaccaggatGCCAACAGCCATCAGATTTCCAGCAGCCACCAAGATGCCAACAGCCATCAGATttccagcagccaccaggatGCCAACAGCCATCAGATTTCCAGCAGCCACCAAGATGCCAACAGCCATCAGATTTCCAGCAGCCACCAAGATGCTGGCAGCCATCAGATttccagcagccaccaggatGCTGGCAGCCATCAGATTTCCAGCAGCCACCAAGATGCCAACAGCCATCAGATTTCCAGCAGCCATCAGGATGCTGGCAGCCATCAGATTTCCAGCAGCCACCAAGATGCCAACAGCCATCAGATttccagcagccaccaggatGCTGGCAGCCATCAGATTTCCAGCAGCCACCAAGATGCCGGCAGCCATCAGATttccagcagccaccaggatgctggcagccatcagagttccagcagccaccaggatgctggcagccatcagatttccagcagccaccaggatgctggcagccatcagagttccagcagccaccaggatGCTGGCAGCCATCAGATTTCCAGCAGCCACCAAGATGCCGGCAGCCATCAGATttccagcagccaccaggatgctggcagccatcagagttccagcagccaccaggatgctggcagccatcagatttccagcagccaccaggatgctggcagccatcagagttccagcagccaccaggatgctggcagccatcagatttccagcagccaccaggatgctggcagccatcagagttccagcagccaccaggatgctggcagccatcagatttccagcagccaccaggatgctggcagccatcagatttccagcagccaccaggatGCTGGCAGCCATCAGATTTCCAGCAGCCACCAAGATGCCGGCAGCCATCAGATttccagcagccaccaggatgctggcagccatcagagttccagcagccaccaggatgctggcagccatcagatttccagcagccaccaggatgctggcagccatcagagttccagcagccaccaggatgctggcagccatcagatttccagcagccaccaggatgctggcagccatcagagttccagcagccaccaggatgctggcagccatcagatttccagcagccaccaggatgctggcagccatcagatttccagcagccaccaggatgctggcagccatcagatttccagcagccaccaggatgctggcagccatcagatttccagcagccaccaggatgctggcagccatcagagttccagcagccaccaggatgctggcagccatcagatttccagcagccaccaggatgctggcagccatcagagttccagcagccaccaggatgctggcagccatcagatttccagcagccaccaggatgctggcagccatcagagttccagcagccaccaggatgctggcagccatcagatttccagcagccaccaggatgctggcagccatcagatttccagcagccaccaggatgctggcagccatcagagttccagcagccaccaggatgctggcagccatcagatttccagcagccaccaggatgctggcagccatcagatttccagcagccaccaggatGCTGGCAGCCATCAGAGTTCCAGCAGCCACCAAGATGCCGGCAGCCATCAGATttccagcagccaccaggatgctggcagccatcagagttccagcagccaccaggatGCTGGCAGCCATCAGATTTCCAGCAGCCACCAAGATGCCGGCAGCCATCAGATttccagcagccaccaggatgctggcagccatcagagttccagcagccaccaggatgctggcagccatcagatttccagcagccaccaggatgctggcagccatcagatttccagcagccaccaggatGCTGGCAGCCATCAGAGTTCCAGCAGCCACCAAGATGCCGGCAGCCATCAGATttccagcagccaccaggatGCCGGCAGCCATCAGAGttccagcagccaccaggatgctggcagccatcagatttccagcagccaccaggatGCTGGCAGCCATCAGAGTTCCAGCAGCCACCATAGTTCCAGCAGTCACCAGTGTTCCGGATAACACTTCAGACACACTGGTTACACCCCATGCTCACATGCAACACTCCATGGTCACTGGTTACACCCCATGCTCACATGCAACACTCCATGGTCACTGGTTACACCCCATGCTCACATGCAACACTCCATGGTCACTGGTTACACCCCATGCTCACATGCAACACTCCATGGTCACTGGTTACACCCCATGCTCACATGCAACACTCCATGGTCACTGGTTACACCCCATGCTCACATGCAACACTCCATGGTCACTGGTTACACCCCATGCTCACATGCAACACTCCATGGTCACTGGTTACACCCCATGCTCACATGCAACACTCCATGGTCACTGGTTACACCCCATGCTCATAAGTAACACCATTGTCACTGGTTACACCCCATGCTCACGAGAAACACTCCATTATCTCCGGTAACTCCCCATGCTCACAAACTCCATGATCACTAGTAACACCCCATTCTCACAAGTAACACTCCAGAGTCACAGGTAACACCCCATGCTCACAAGTAACACTCGAGTCACTGGTAACACTCCAGGGTCACATGTAAAACCACATGCTCACACGTAATCCTCCATGGTCACTGGTTACATCCTATGCTCACAAGTAACACTCCATGGTCACTGGTTACATCCTATGCTCACAAGTAACACTCCATGGTCACTGGTTACATCCTATGCTCACAAGTAACACTCCATGGTCACTGGTAACATCCCAGGTACGTTACATTAGCCAGATAATGGATAAAACTTATGAACAGGTCAGACCTCACCTGGCGTATTTCTCCTGACTCACCTGCTATACTGACTGATTCGACTCACCTGCCAAactgactcctgactcacctGCCAAACTGACTCCTGAATCAACTACCATACTGATTTCTGACTCACCTACCGTGCTGACTCCCGACTCACCTGCTGTACTGACTCCTGACTCAACTACCATACTGATTCCTGACTCACCTACTGTGCTGACTCCAAACTCAcctaccatactgactcctgacACTTCTGccatactgactcctgactcaccttccatactGACTCCAAACTCACCTGCCCTACTGACTCCTGACTCAATtaccatactgactcctgactcacctaccatactgactcctgactcaccAACCATATTGACTACTGACTCAACTACCTTACTGGCTCCTGACTCACCTGCTATACTGACTCCTGACCCACCTGccatactgactcctgactcacctACCATACTGACACCTAAGTCACCTACCACactgactcctgactcacctATCATATTGACTACTGCCTCACCTACCACACGGACTCCTGACTCATctaccatactgactcctgactcacctaccatactgactcctgactcacctACATATTGACTTCTGACTCAcctaccatactgactcctgactTACCTACCATAGTGACTCCTGACTCATctaccatactgactcctgactcacctACCATACTAACTTCTGATTCAcctaccatactgactcctgacacatctaccatactgactcctgactcacttaccatactgactcctgactcatctaccatactgactcctgactcatCACCTATACTGACTACTAACTCACCTACCATACTGACTCTTGACTCACCTATAatactgactcctgactcatctaccatactgactcctgactcacctaccatactgactcctgactcacctaccatactgactcctgactctccttccatactgactcctgactcacctaccatactgactcctgactctccttccatactgactcctgactcacctaccatactgactcctgactcacctTTCATACTGATTCCTGACTCACCTACCACactgactcctgactcaccttccatactgactcctgactcacctaccatactgactcctgaATCACCTTccatactgactcctgactcacctaccatactgactcctgactcatCTGCCGtactgactcctgactcaccttccatactgactcctgactcatCTACCATACTACCTCCTCACTCATCTGCTATACTGACTCCTAACTCACAtaccatactgactcctgactcatctaccatactgactcctgaATCACCTTccatactgactcctgactcacctaccatactgactcctgactcatCTGCCGTACTGACTCCTGACTCATCTTCCATACTGACTCCTGCTCACTTGCCATACTTaatcctgactcacctcccatactgtctcctgactcatctaccatactgactcctgacttacctaccatactgactcctgactcatCTACCATACTTACTCCTGACTCATCTGCTATACTGACTCCTAACTCAcctaccatactgactcctgactcatcaaccatactgactcctgactcaccttccatactgactcctgactcacctaccatactgactcctgactcatctaccatactgactcctgactcatCTGCCGTACTGAGTCCTGACTCACCCTCCATACTGACTCCTGCTCACTTGCCGTACTTaatcctgactcacctcccatactgtctcctgactcatctaccatactgactcctgactcacctACCATACTCACTCCTAACTCAACTACCTTACTGACTCCTGTGTCATCTACCATATTGACTCATGACTCACAtaccatactgactcctgactcacctACTATACTGACTCCTGTCTCAcctaccatactgactcctgactcaccGTACTGACTCCTAACTTACCTTCCATACTGACTTCTGCGTCATctaccatactgactcctgactcacctaccatactgactcctgactcacctaccatactgactcctgactcacctaccatactgactcctaactcacctaccatactgactcctgactcacctaccatactgactcctgactcacctACCATACTAACTCCTGACTCACTTACCGTACTGACTCCTGACTCACTTGccatactgactcctgactcacctaccatactgactcctgactcacctaccatactgactcctgactcacTTGCCGTACTGACTCCTGCTCACTTCCCGTACTTAATCCTGACTCATCTCCCATACTGACTCCTTACTCATctaccatactgactcctgactcacctACCTTACTGACTCGTAACTCAcctaccatactgactcctgCATCATCTACCATATTGACTCCTGACTCAcctaccatactgactcctgactcacctaccatactgactcctgactcacctACCTTACTGACTCGTAACTCACCTACCATATTGACTCCTGACTCAcctaccatactgactcctgactcacctACCATACTGATTCCTGACTCACCTACCACACTGGATCCTGACTAATCTTCCATACTGATTACTGACTCCACCTACCTTATGACTCGTAACTCACCTACCATATTGACTCTGACTCActaccatactgactcctgactcacctCCAATACTGATCCTAATCATCTACCATACTGAACTCCTAATCTCACCTACCATACGACTCCTGACTCATCTGCTATGCTGACTCCTGACTTAcctaccatactgactcctgactcatctaccatactgactcatgactcacctaccatactgactcctgCGTCATCTACCATACTGACTCCTAACTCAcctaccatactgactcctgCGTCATCTACCATATTGACTCCTGACTCTTCCTACccatactgactcctgactcacctACCATACTGATCCCAGACTCATCTACCATACTGACTCCTAACTCAcctaccatactgactcctgCGTCATCTACCATATTGACTCCTGACTcctaccatactgactcctgactcacctACCATACTGACTCCAGACTCATCTACCATACTGACTCCTAACTCATGTGCTATGCTGATTCCTGACTCAcctaccatactgactcctgact
The sequence above is a segment of the Panulirus ornatus isolate Po-2019 chromosome 12, ASM3632096v1, whole genome shotgun sequence genome. Coding sequences within it:
- the LOC139752235 gene encoding ADAMTS-like protein 5 isoform X2, producing the protein MKQRCQLCVTILLTCWVLEAAVSVTFQVPPTYYWSRRRTGSFQVSHRAHIGPLPHVNHIMTEWSPWSSWARCSRSCGGGVRSRTRTCVTSFPRVMPGSGVRTSHDQCGGESVQYGVCGSGACPPGQVSALSLRAAQCRHYNNRRVFGRLVNNWVPYTQGTYGYYEVTRIPAGATNVRVSDSSANFLALKAGMKFMLNGDWLIDWPGEVDAGGATFTYTRAEDDSETLASLGPTTHDLTLMVLLREHNPGIHYEYWTPNSPPSPKTSLLMIITPPPTASVTSATTTNTTTTSTNISTPTTTTTTTSRPAILTSVGITRLHRLPLGSPPSSVAPPPFDNSTHTTPPRPREPSKARGQGGRKGRKQKGHRGKKEKKRKGKKGKAEQRGKVELQEGERCEPCERPRRHTKRLFCTSDFVSRVEVMSSLAVGAEHRYEVLVHQSYKNTVPLLHKEFLWVTNACLCPRLRQGHSYLVMGVTEISRGREVRLVLGRESYVRRYKPRHLARILRIRHNEMRFCRPWRRDLRFLREVALAPNTTLPTPT